A region of Flavobacteriales bacterium DNA encodes the following proteins:
- a CDS encoding SpoIIE family protein phosphatase, with translation MENITENNNFFIYYKPKDIVSGDFYYALAHKPKNGKDELFYLCTADCTGHGVPGALMSMLGISNLNESIIEKDIVEPHEILNNVRRGIIESLDSEDKSEENKDGTDCVLCAFDFKNATLEFAAANNPLWIYRNGEMLEFKPDKMPVGKYHGELNSFSLQKVDLQKGDIVYSFTDGFADQFGGEKGKKFKYKPFQQFLIENASLPLEEQRKKLDTTFENWKGDLEQVDDVLVVAIKI, from the coding sequence CAACTTTTTTATTTACTATAAACCAAAAGACATAGTAAGCGGAGATTTTTATTATGCGTTGGCACATAAACCAAAAAATGGCAAAGATGAATTGTTTTATTTATGTACTGCAGATTGTACAGGTCATGGTGTTCCAGGTGCATTAATGAGTATGTTGGGAATATCCAATCTTAATGAATCTATTATTGAGAAAGATATTGTTGAGCCTCACGAAATTTTAAACAATGTTCGTAGAGGAATTATCGAATCGTTAGACTCGGAAGATAAAAGTGAAGAAAATAAAGATGGGACGGATTGTGTATTGTGTGCATTCGATTTTAAAAATGCTACTTTAGAATTTGCAGCTGCTAATAATCCATTGTGGATTTATAGAAATGGAGAAATGTTAGAGTTTAAACCAGATAAAATGCCAGTAGGTAAATATCATGGCGAACTAAACTCTTTTTCGTTGCAAAAAGTTGACTTACAAAAAGGAGACATTGTTTATTCATTTACTGATGGATTTGCCGACCAATTTGGTGGTGAAAAAGGTAAAAAATTTAAGTATAAACCGTTTCAACAATTTTTAATTGAAAACGCTTCACTACCATTAGAAGAACAACGAAAAAAGTTAGATACAACTTTTGAAAATTGGAAAGGAGATCTAGAACAAGTTGATGATGTATTGGTTGTGGCTATAAAAATTTAA
- a CDS encoding tetratricopeptide repeat protein: MNKIILIILGFIFSTSCFSQELDELKNELQKATSDTLKLRLLVEITDACEINEIEKFANQAILLADHLIQSKKYSKNKILVNKATAINNKAFYYHSISNYIKAIEQYGISLQVFEEIGDTNGIIMASNNIALLEKDLGHIDITIGYLNRALRLAQLSNNVEMLHMTHTNYSAIYVRLGLIDKALEHSYKGLKIQESINNEYGKGYALNTIASLFYMQKDLKRAEEFYLKSLKVREGIKDEIGVSTVYNNLAKIYEDLNQDEKALEFHMKCLEIRTKIKFNEGIAQSYSNLGSYYLKNGDPIKTLDFYNKGIEIREKIKDYEGLNNSYVKMADFLLKQHKLNEAETYGKKALKIAQELSFTGNIESSSNVLFNIYQKLGKDKEALQMHILYVQMKDSLFNAETQKSILTKQINYEYDKKKLTDSLQFAKEQEVKDLAIAKQEAQLKQEKTQRFALYGGLILFIVFAGLMYNRFKVTQNQKIIIEKQKELVEEKQKEIIDSIKYAKRIQDALLTSQGYIERNIKRLKDL; the protein is encoded by the coding sequence GTGAATAAAATTATTCTCATAATACTTGGTTTTATTTTTTCTACAAGTTGTTTTTCTCAAGAGTTAGATGAACTTAAAAATGAATTGCAGAAAGCAACATCTGACACCCTTAAATTAAGATTGCTGGTAGAAATTACAGATGCTTGTGAGATAAATGAAATAGAAAAATTTGCTAATCAAGCAATTTTGTTAGCTGATCATTTAATTCAATCAAAAAAATATTCAAAAAATAAAATTTTGGTTAATAAAGCAACCGCTATTAACAATAAGGCATTTTATTATCATTCTATTTCTAATTACATAAAGGCGATAGAGCAATATGGTATTAGTTTGCAGGTTTTTGAAGAGATAGGAGATACAAATGGGATTATAATGGCAAGCAATAATATAGCGTTGCTTGAGAAAGATTTAGGTCATATCGATATAACAATTGGGTATTTAAATAGAGCGTTAAGATTAGCTCAGTTGTCAAACAATGTTGAAATGCTCCACATGACGCATACAAACTACTCAGCAATTTATGTTCGACTAGGACTAATCGATAAAGCATTAGAACATTCATATAAAGGGTTGAAAATTCAAGAAAGCATTAATAATGAGTATGGTAAAGGTTATGCCTTAAACACAATAGCTTCATTATTTTATATGCAAAAAGATTTGAAGCGAGCAGAAGAGTTTTATTTAAAGTCATTAAAAGTTAGAGAAGGAATTAAAGATGAAATAGGGGTAAGTACAGTCTATAATAATTTGGCAAAAATATATGAAGATTTAAATCAAGATGAAAAAGCGCTTGAATTTCATATGAAATGTTTAGAGATTCGGACAAAGATTAAATTCAACGAGGGTATAGCCCAATCTTATAGTAATTTAGGGTCGTATTATTTAAAAAATGGAGACCCAATAAAAACATTAGATTTTTATAACAAAGGAATTGAAATAAGAGAAAAAATAAAAGATTATGAAGGGTTGAACAATTCTTATGTTAAAATGGCAGATTTTTTATTAAAACAACACAAGCTTAACGAAGCAGAAACTTATGGAAAAAAAGCATTAAAAATTGCTCAAGAATTGAGTTTCACTGGGAATATTGAATCAAGCTCAAATGTGTTGTTTAATATTTATCAGAAATTAGGAAAAGATAAAGAAGCACTCCAAATGCATATTTTATATGTACAAATGAAAGATAGTTTATTTAATGCTGAAACTCAAAAATCAATATTAACAAAGCAAATAAATTACGAGTACGATAAAAAAAAGCTGACTGATAGTTTACAATTTGCAAAAGAACAAGAAGTAAAAGATTTGGCAATAGCCAAACAAGAAGCACAGTTAAAACAAGAAAAAACACAGCGTTTTGCACTTTATGGAGGCTTAATATTATTTATTGTTTTTGCAGGGTTAATGTACAATAGATTTAAAGTAACTCAAAATCAAAAAATTATTATTGAGAAACAAAAAGAGTTAGTTGAAGAAAAGCAAAAAGAAATTATTGATAGTATTAAATATGCCAAACGTATTCAAGATGCATTATTAACATCACAAGGATATATTGAGCGAAATATTAAGCGATTGAAAGACTTATAA
- a CDS encoding helix-hairpin-helix domain-containing protein, with protein sequence MLSLSKHLFYVFLILPFSIYAQTTEEEKNQIIEQRVEYLVDNAEASDIDYTTVFEQLTFYFDNPLNINRADVNELRELSLLSDIQINNLITHIEKNGKLMTLEELQTVQGFDLNTIKLMLPFVKVNSDVNTPQLSFKELLKNGENQWFVRFERVLEEKEGYSPTTDSALLASPNSRYKGDRNRYFTRYKYNYGNHISFGFSADKDPGEEFFNGTQQQGFDFYSAHFFLRNQGKIKQLAIGDYQAQFGQGLTYWSGIAFGKSADIMMVKRSAAGLKPYTSVDENLFLRGAGIALDFNEIEVTTFYSRNKIDANIDLADSTLIDDDVTTITSFQQTGFHRTKNEIEDKDAIINQTLGGHIAYKVRKLNVGFTGVYDEINANFNPSLSTYSQFRNASSYQTNLGLDYNWIYKNFNFFGEFSKSLDAGTAFVSGALINLANNFSMSVLYRDYARDFHPISSVGIGENSTNENEKGLYMGFVASPSKQFTISAYYDQFVFPWLKYQVNAPSNGYQYLTQLTYKPSKKLEMYVRVRERNKPENTDIDLEDGIDYIVSRKQTNYRYNLSYNISPSFKLKNRVELVNVDHQGSPFETGYLIYQDIIYQGLKSPFSFSLRYGIFDTDSYNTRIYAYENDVLYSFSIPAYYNRGTRTYLTVRYKVKRGIDVWLRYGLTHYENLDIISSGLEEIVGNSKSDVKFQVRFKF encoded by the coding sequence ATGCTGAGCCTGTCGAAGCATCTTTTTTATGTATTTCTCATTTTGCCTTTTTCTATTTACGCTCAAACTACCGAAGAAGAAAAAAACCAAATTATTGAACAACGAGTTGAATATTTAGTAGATAATGCAGAAGCAAGTGATATTGATTATACTACTGTATTTGAACAATTAACTTTTTATTTCGATAATCCTTTAAACATTAATAGAGCAGATGTTAATGAATTGCGCGAACTTTCTTTGCTATCTGATATTCAAATCAATAATTTAATTACTCATATTGAGAAGAATGGAAAGTTAATGACTTTAGAGGAATTACAAACGGTTCAAGGTTTCGATTTGAATACCATAAAACTAATGTTACCTTTTGTTAAGGTTAATTCCGATGTTAATACACCTCAATTATCGTTTAAGGAGTTGTTGAAGAATGGAGAAAACCAGTGGTTTGTTCGTTTTGAACGTGTTTTAGAAGAAAAAGAAGGGTATTCACCAACTACAGATTCTGCCTTATTGGCGAGTCCAAATTCGAGGTATAAAGGAGATAGAAACAGGTATTTTACACGATACAAATACAATTACGGTAATCACATTAGTTTTGGATTTAGTGCAGATAAAGACCCAGGTGAAGAATTTTTTAATGGGACACAACAACAAGGGTTTGATTTTTATTCGGCACACTTTTTTTTACGAAATCAGGGTAAAATAAAACAGTTGGCTATTGGAGATTATCAAGCACAATTCGGTCAAGGATTAACGTATTGGTCTGGGATAGCATTCGGTAAATCGGCAGACATAATGATGGTTAAACGGAGTGCAGCAGGATTAAAACCATATACCTCGGTAGATGAAAACTTGTTTTTAAGAGGGGCAGGTATTGCTCTTGATTTTAACGAAATAGAAGTAACCACTTTTTATTCGCGAAATAAGATTGATGCTAATATTGATTTAGCTGATAGTACTTTGATTGATGACGATGTAACCACTATAACATCGTTTCAACAAACAGGGTTTCATCGTACAAAAAATGAAATAGAAGATAAAGATGCAATAATTAACCAAACTTTAGGAGGGCATATCGCTTATAAAGTTAGAAAATTAAATGTAGGTTTTACAGGAGTTTACGATGAGATTAATGCAAATTTTAACCCTAGTTTAAGTACCTATAGTCAATTTAGAAACGCATCGAGTTACCAAACCAATTTAGGGCTAGATTACAATTGGATTTATAAAAATTTTAACTTTTTTGGTGAATTCTCTAAAAGCCTTGATGCTGGAACAGCATTTGTTTCGGGAGCTTTAATCAATTTGGCGAATAATTTTTCGATGTCGGTGTTGTACCGCGATTATGCTCGCGATTTTCATCCAATATCGAGTGTAGGAATTGGCGAGAACTCTACCAACGAAAACGAAAAAGGGTTGTACATGGGCTTTGTAGCTTCGCCCTCCAAGCAGTTTACCATTTCGGCGTATTACGATCAATTTGTTTTTCCATGGTTAAAATATCAGGTAAATGCACCGAGTAATGGTTATCAGTATTTAACTCAATTAACGTACAAACCATCTAAAAAATTAGAAATGTATGTACGTGTGCGTGAGCGAAATAAACCAGAAAATACCGATATTGATTTAGAAGATGGTATCGATTACATTGTTTCGCGTAAGCAAACCAATTATCGTTACAATTTATCGTATAACATTTCTCCATCGTTTAAGTTAAAAAATAGAGTAGAATTGGTGAATGTCGATCATCAAGGTTCGCCTTTCGAAACAGGTTATTTAATTTATCAGGATATTATTTATCAAGGCTTAAAAAGCCCTTTTTCGTTCTCGTTACGATATGGAATTTTTGATACGGATTCGTACAATACTAGAATATATGCCTACGAAAACGATGTGTTGTATAGTTTTTCTATTCCAGCATATTATAATCGTGGAACAAGAACATACTTAACAGTTCGCTATAAAGTAAAGCGTGGTATTGATGTTTGGTTGCGATATGGTTTAACGCATTACGAAAACCTTGACATCATTAGTTCTGGACTCGAAGAAATTGTTGGAAATTCCAAGAGTGATGTAAAATTTCAGGTAAGGTTTAAGTTTTAG